A stretch of the Lolium perenne isolate Kyuss_39 chromosome 3, Kyuss_2.0, whole genome shotgun sequence genome encodes the following:
- the LOC139838314 gene encoding uncharacterized protein: protein MAPCCFPVSTRDCAELGDGPAGLIADRVLACDVADYVCFRAVCRSWRRCSADPRAHGGLDRRFHPRRWLMLREELAVPDRRSFLNTSTGDCVQVDIPELRDHLLLAVTPEGLLVLVHKPQRATVRLLNPLTRHLIELPPLTTLLPPKDHGKLSEDNLYFDGEFKAWGSGVATDDSMVVLCFSKLRMIGIAKPGHDSWNLLEYRGDGMTTAPLMFASRFYCVNLSGVMVLDLGADQPPQLKVAAELNMLISPISDSMHLVDNCGELMLVHRRCGHLLNTGFKSGRLCDAYRVDLDSGTLFPVDDLGGSAVFAGFHCTFSVPLEVFPSGTMSADTIYFSFDIRETSIFKARAYNLRDGGIQLSWNLVPQPHTLVDCLSLSNTVEERIDSTSIHTSGLWWRGV, encoded by the coding sequence ATGGCTCCATGCTGCTTTCCTGTCTCAACAAGGGACTGCGCGGAGCTCGGGGACGGGCCGGCGGGGCTGATCGCCGACCGCGTCCTCGCGTGCGACGTCGCTGACTACGTCTGCTTCCGCGCCGTGTGCCGTTCGTGGCGGCGGTGCTCCGCGGACCCGCGCGCGCACGGAGGCCTGGACCGGCGGTTCCATCCCCGGCGGTGGCTCATGCTCCGCGAGGAACTCGCCGTGCCGGACCGCCGCTCCTTCCTGAACACATCCACCGGCGACTGCGTGCAGGTCGACATCCCGGAACTCCGAGACCATCTGTTGCTCGCTGTCACCCCCGAGGGACTCCTCGTTCTGGTCCACAAGCCACAGCGCGCCACCGTCCGCCTGCTGAACCCGCTCACCCGCCACCTCATCGAGCTCCCGCCACTCACCACTCTGCTGCCTCCAAAGGACCACGGCAAGCTTTCAGAGGATAATCTATATTTCGATGGGGAATTCAAGGCGTGGGGCTCCGGCGTTGCCACTGATGATTCAATGGTGGTGCTATGCTTCAGCAAGCTCCGCATGATTGGCATAGCTAAGCCCGGCCATGACTCCTGGAATCTGCTAGAATACCGCGGTGATGGCATGACAACGGCACCTCTAATGTTTGCAAGCCGCTTCTACTGTGTTAACCTCAGTGGTGTCATGGTGCTGGACTTGGGTGCAGATCAGCCACCACAGCTTAAGGTGGCTGCCGAGCTCAATATGCTTATCTCGCCAATTTCGGATAGCATGCACCTTGTAGACAATTGCGGGGAGCTGATGCTAGTACATCGTCGTTGCGGACACCTACTGAACACGGGATTTAAATCTGGGAGGTTATGTGACGCTTATCGAGTTGATTTGGACAGCGGGACACTATTCCCGGTCGACGACTTGGGCGGCAGTGCGGTGTTCGCGGGCTTCCATTGCACTTTTTCGGTGCCTCTAGAGGTTTTCCCCTCCGGCACCATGAGTGCGGACACCATCTACTTCAGCTTTGACATTCGAGAGACAAGTATATTCAAAGCTCGAGCATATAATCTCAGAGACGGAGGCATCCAACTCTCATGGAACTTGGTGCCACAGCCGCATACTCTTGTTGACTGTCTGTCTTTGTCCAATACTGTTGAAGAGCGTATTGATTCAACCAGCATACATACAAGTGGTCTATGGTGGAGAGGAGTTTAG